In Cataglyphis hispanica isolate Lineage 1 chromosome 8, ULB_Chis1_1.0, whole genome shotgun sequence, the DNA window ttataatattttggggaaaaaaaaaataaaaaattttacatcgcaatattattaatgtattaaagtgctgaaaattaaattttttccatgtAGACAAGTAAAATCATATATCAaagcttcaaaattttatatatggaaaGCATAGCTAGAAACAACAAATCTACAtcaaatttgcattataataaatttcgagttttcgatatattaaaGTGAACGCTAAAACGAATAGGAATAGCTTTATTCGAGAGACTAAGATCGTTGAAAATACGATATCAACTCTCACTATTTGCTTACCAAGGAATATCGCTTGGTACAGTGGAACCTGCTTgagatattttctaatttgcagataatatgaaaaaggcacttttgaattaaaatatcgttaCTAAGCTTTCAAACTTCGCTTAGTTAGTCGATCAATGCTTGctcttatactttataaatataataaaaattaaaaaaaaaagatgtatatcTTCTACTACAAGTTTGAAAGCATGTAAGAATTTGCACGCAATCGAATTAGTTATCTCAATTTTAGCAAATAGTTGCAATCTGAAAGacgcgtaaaaatttattaatcataaatatattctttagtcTATAAAgcactatatatttaatgttgttCCCTAAAACGTTTCTTCTTCtctaactataataataatttatttattttttagaagtttgtaatttatttttttatcttttttttttaatcgtaatttgaaaaatgtctaATCTTGCGTGTGAGTatctaaattctaatttagTTACAGACttatattcgtaaaaattaatctgaagctaagtttttttttttaaattagtctCTAACAGAGACAATGATTCGTCTTTTTCCGATTATTCTAACGCGATCAAGATTAGATTAGTACACTAAAGCCTCGGAAAACATCGTTTGTGTTCACTTTAATATAACGCTCACTGATAATCCCTTGTGACTCTTAGCGTTTCAAGCATTAAAAGTATTACCAGCTTAAATAGTTCatcaatatgttattaaactACAGTCAATAATATACGGCTGTTCAAAGTTGCTGGTATTTATTACAGGTACTAATAGCAAAGAGAGAGGATTAACGAGGAGCTGTAGACacagataaaagataatcTCACATACACATTTAGTCGTAAGAAATCGtttaagagatataaaaaatggtatcgcatcaaattttaaatatcgcatCGACAAGTATCAACGCGCCCAATAGTGTTTCAAAAAGTTGGCCGCAAGCACAACGACCGTGTAATCGCTACTTCTACTTCTCATTGTCAGATGGTCGAATCAGAGTTTGGCCAGTTTCAATcagtttgtataaaattaatgtaatgcattattttttcaattacaagaaagaaataatagcgACACGATTAGATTGTCTATTAGTAAATTGAAAACAAGGAAATTTTGTGcactttatcatttaattatattatcagataTAACAATAAGTGACTCGTATTGACCAGGCTCTGACTCGAATGCCTCTAATTACTTCTATATTCTTCCAGTTTTCTAGATGCCAAGCCGCTGCCGCAGTGTTTTTCAAGCTTGCTTCTTTAGTAAAAGACACTGAAGAaaattgtcatataatttttccgtACGTCCCATTTCATTGATATTCTTCAGTTTATTATACGTGAAATATACCAAGAAATGAAAGTAAAAATGGCCTTAGTAGTACATTTGTGATTACTGTGTAACTTGTCATTCGTTGCATTATTACATaatctgtaatataaaatattaatttattaaagtggAAAAAACAgtttataaagatatctttatatactAACACAAATAAAGAATCTAAATATGAAGTCACTGTACTTGACTTATGCCATTCTTGCTTTGAATTTCTTATGTATAATGTTTTCTACGGAGCACTAATAAGAGCTCCGAATTAATGATGAAATGATGTTTGTTCTAATATCTATGTTCTATTTTACGCGGGAAAAAGGTTGTCGCCTTGCTAAATTATTGTCGGAAAGTTGATTTCTTCGATATTATCGAACATCGGGATGAAACGGGATGTATAACATAAGAAATTGTTTTACGCGTGATACAAGTTAAGCATTGAAATtagttctatttttattataatcctaATGAattaaaggagagaaaaaaaaaacattgtttccataaagaaaaaatttattaaggaaAAATGAGAAGATGATATcgagaaatttgatttttttttttttttttaaagagaaaatgttaAACTGATTCAACGGATTGTAAAGCGTTTTTTTATGGTCAtcaatttttatggaaatgaGAGCACAATAACAAAAATGCATTTGCTAGCTTAAAAAACATTGTATTTCCCCAGCGGCGAGGCGAGAGTAGATGAAATGTTATACTACGCGTATCGGAAAACTATATCGTTTttcaaagtaatatataaattacaatttacaacAGTATATCAATATAACAGAGTATCTCACAATAACGGTATTATAGATTGGATCTTCACTTGTGTGTTTCACAATAAAGTATTTCATTTTAACGTGGAATAAACTctgattctttaaaaaatatattaattaagttaacaatatgtataatatatattttattatattatgtgtattatgcgtcaaattttttgtttgttatgaaacaaagatatttcgcgaaaatatttctgcaCACAGATTTTATTACTCTGTTTCAACTGtcagataaaaattctaaaatttatatatcatgtaataAGTAGATGCGCGTatacgaaagaaagagacataGCTTTCCGACACACCTGCCGAATATTCGGACATTTCCTTCTCATGAGAATTGATATGTTTCGCAAGATAGACGACGCTCGTTATAAGCAATAATCGAAAATAGCGCGCACGAAGAAGCCGCGTCTATGAGTTTACAAAACTTCTGCAAAGACAATAAAACCGCTGCCCCCGTgtgtatttcgatatatcgaaGGAAGACATTGTGATTGTTCGATCTTATGTTCATCGCCTTAATATCCTTACGATTAAGTATGTTACAGCCGAATTATTCTAGAGCAATTGACTTTTATTAAGGAATAAACTCGTGCATCGCGTTTAATATGCACAGTATTGTAGATAGCATTAGTTCTCGTGCGAGAATTGTCGCGGAAGACGTGATCATATCCGACGCTGGTATAATTTGCACTGAAAACAAATTTCacgtagaaagaaaaattatttataattatcgttaACAACTTATAGGAAATAATGTAGAATAGCTCTGGCTTACACGAAGTAAATACAAGCAAAGCgcagagaaaaatttcaacaaatattttcataattgaaATGCGTgtcaatctttattttagttttttttttttttaagtaattttagaTCTATTTTTATAGGTGTGATCGTTTCTCGTATAAAAAACtgagacatatatttttttagataaaaaattattgatatcataATGCTCCAAATGTTTGTagatgttaatatttatttgattttttttttttaatattctaaaaacttACCTGACACCGCCTTTGTCTTAATATCAGCAAATTTCTCGTGCTGCATGGGGAAATCGGGTATCGTTGCCCGACAGCTGATCTCCAAATATCCATTTTCCCCGGCATGCAACGCAGAAACTTCCACCTTCAACCTGGCGGTGGCAGACATCAGATAGTTCTTATGATACGTATGCGGATAGTGATTCACTAAAGAAATATCCACCTGGCGAAatcagcaataaaaaaaaatgcaattgagtgcaagaatttttctagaaatatttgagaatttgAATGTAACAGTTCTCATTTACAAGCaggtattttgaaaaaacttttttgagaaattatgttaattgtctgcatatatatatatatatatatatatatatatatatatatatatataatcatattttaatttgttctttaCCTCTTTGCCATTTATAAACCATGTTATGTAAGGAACTGGATATGCGGCCGAGGAGGTACAATTTGCCTCCAGGCTCTCACCAACCACATACATgttctttttaaatgtaatcttAGGATTCGCACTCTGTGGACCTAgaagaaattatacaaaatatatagagagatacttgatgtaattaaatatctataactaataataatattaacacaaATTTTGATACTTAGATTTTAATTCGCATACAAGTTTTCTATCACAGATGTGATAATAAATtccatgttaaaaatttattaagattatttcaGTTAAATCGATATCAATATCACACTTAGTTAAATTGctgttcattaaaaataatataatcccaaaattataatgattaataatatcattaacaaGAAGATGCAtagtttttgtataaattcaaCATTTTCACTCACGTATCACTTTCATATCTACAGGATCAGCACCTGCGGTATAAATGGGCGTTGTCATAGTGACCTCGCAGGTATAAGATCCGGAAGTGTCGAAATGTACATTATGCAGTTTGATTGTCGTGCCATTTCTCGAATGCTGGAAAAGAATAACGATATTGTAgcactttataataatatacagcgCAATTTTGTGTAAGTGCAATTAAGTGGCAAGTAAGAGCCAAAGCGCTGGTATTGGCGCGCAAActtatttgtcaattttctCACTTAATCCCGCTTAATTGTTAATACTCTGAGTTAATACTCTATTGCTGTTAtttgtgtgcgtgtatatgcGTGCGCGTCACACGCCGTTTAATCAAGatcatatactttttacaatTAGATTGAATAGTACACGTGAATAGTACAAGTGACAAATTCTACAGAGACAACTTAAATACGCAAATTATGTTTAAGTTACTTACGAGACGCGTAGTTTTTCATATTCCGCAGCCTCTTTTTTCCCTCGGAtccttcaaatttaataatcaagcaAAGAAAAGTTGTGTTTGCACAAGAGAAAACGAAACagcattacatattttttgctaGATGTGCCACTCtgctttcaaaaatatttaaatttgataataaaaaatgtaatataattaaaattggaataaaGGCATCAAATATCTTTCCACGAATTGTTTTGTTAGAATTTATCACTTGTACTCCTTTCATGTAACCGtttcaattatattgaatGGATGCATAAGTGACGAGAAACGCTTTGAAATGCTAGAAATTCAGAGcactttgaataatttaatcctTGCTCTGCCACTTTGTTTTAGTCTTGTTATATGTCATAAATTATCTTGTTATTATCTCGTAAATTATCTATCtgcttttaaagaatatatatagttaaatgcTATTATGGAAGTGGTAAaaaggtaaatatatattatagaaaaaaaattttcaataattgcaaaattaatatttgaagaaaaaactcGAATAGGTAATTCGCTTTAATCTTGGGCATTATATTATCACTTATTTAATGGTGATAACATTATTGAGATGGTGATGACTAGAAGTTACATCGACCCTCAATCTCGTTATTAGCTTAAATCTGATAATTCCCAGCCTTTCCATTGTCAcatcgttatttttaattattatttgtcattACACACATgtgttataataatcttaaaccTATCTCGGAATAAACCTTGTGAAAAAGTCACAATTTTTGACTGTCAATACCGAATATTCGAAGAGTTCCGAtagtttatatacaaaatatcatcGGTTACATTAATTCTTGAAAGTTTCCGCGGaaattgaaatagaaaattcgAAAGTACacagaagagaaagaagaatattaCGTAACTCATTGTCAATCAATCTGTACTTTCGGCAAAAAcgaaagcgagaaagagagtaagAACAGATGAGAAGGCTAAGGTAAAGTATAGTAAAGTTTTTTTGCAAAGATAgcatgaaacatttttaacactTACATCGTCCGTCATCAACATCTGAGAGCCTCGCAAAATGAATGTTCTATTTTTGTTACGAGAAGCCTCATTACTTATGTATGTGTCAACCTCTATACCCGCTAACAAGCATTCGTCTTCGTGACATTATGTTTCGCACATATGGGTTAGCGCAAGTATTGATTTTCCTCTTTACTtcatcttctctttctctcttttttttttcttttttaatagatcACCCATGTGTGCGTTACGCTTCCGTCGCTTGggcatcaaaaaaatttacgaaggAAATTGCGCTTTCACGCCTTGCGTCTCGATATTGTTGGGGGAGGTATTTTATGTGACATAAAGCGTACACATACGTAAATAGCTTTGCTTTATGTCGATACATAAAGGCTACGCCTTGAATAAATGCGTTAGCTTTACTCGCTTAAACATTAATCATAGCGAAAGATAGGGGAGGACTCTGGATATCCAACGTGCGTTATCGAGGGCGTTCTAGTTATTTTTGGACTTTTGTTTACAACGGACAGTTTTTCTTATAGATCGACGCGAtggatatgtaaattatattttcacctATACATCGCCGTCACGTAATAATGTCAGAcgacaagttaaaaaaaaacatcgttTCATTACGTAAACAAGAATgtgatataagaaaaaatataaacaagcgcatacaaaatatatttaatacttagTAAGCTAAGAGAAATTAACTAATaactactttattattaatttgataaatctataaacttttgttcatgaaataaaacattattgcattatgtaataatcaaaatttaaaatatacagcaaagcaaaaatatacagcaataaaaacaagatacatttaaattaaaaaattaaaaataacgcaCGCGCGCAAgcatagaaattaaaataaattaaaataagttcaAAATTAAGCAATACTATTTATGGAGATctgaaaaaaaggaatttataacatatttcgaaagatttgtttattttaaaacaataatttacgaatcatttatattcttcgaatcatattgcaaaaaaataaaattgccgaATTGTCAGAATATGCAATCGTTTAATTGGACAAAACTTTCGTCAAGACTGATACAAATACTCAACTtcctaaaaatagaaatttcataaatattcatgttCTAAACTTACAGAGATATGTTTGACTGTGGATAAATTGAGATGCAAAGGTCAATGCACATTTCAGTCGTGCAAATTTCGcgtaaactttatataaaagtgttaTCATACCTGCACGCCTGTTATAATGTGAGATACGCTGTTGAGATAATTATGGACTTTAAAGTATGCCAgagtattaaaatatccaatatatttatccaatataattatatccaatatatttatttatgattctttatattggaatatatatatttatttggtaAAGAATAAGTCAGataagttaatttatatttataaaatcaaccattatattttttattaacactgtaaaatttacattatgcaatttttctctcatcggaaataaataagttacatTATCTTTTACCCTTCTTTTGTTAATTCTGTCCTTTGCAGATAATTCACACgcctttcaaaaaaataatggcaattgtagtgaaaaaaaaataaataaaataaaataaaattcttaagagCTCGTGCACTAAGAAAATATGTGTCTTAAAAATCTAACtctttgtgtattatttttcgcTCACCTCCAGCCTTGCGCCGTCGATATGCGGCATTGTGATATACGGCGGTATTCTTtcctttatatattgaaatatcctCTTCTCGTCTttcataaattctattttgtgCAGCAAGTCGTCCGGGACAGTATGGTTGCAGACTAAAGTAGCTGTTTCGCCATACGTTATGTACTTCGGCGCAATCAACTGGACCTTCATGTGATCTGCCAGCGTCGTGTCTGAAAATCATGCAATCTCTGTTAGTGTGTGCACACTATCGTATAATTCCGACAACTGACATGAGAAACGCTACTtgagcaaaatattattagaaaattccACTGACAAGAATCCTAGAACGTGACGGTTTtctcattcatatttttattagtgacAATGCGAATATGTATCGAATAAGACCAAGGATTGAAAATTCATTTAGccatttgcatattttgtcATTCGTCTTGTCtatatttccttattttataaattaaaatgaaaatattaagacCCGTCGAAAAATCATTGTATAATAACAAGagtaagcaaaatttttataaaaccacgttgagtatatattttatgtattttatgaattatacgATATTCAGTTAGAATCGACTAGGCGATAAAGTTAATTTGAAGGATATCGTAATCCATAAACCTATATTAAatcacataaatgtttttcatgCGTGTAACTAGATCTCAAATATAAACGAgatttaatcgaaaatttaatcACTAAAACCTATAATTTCATATCCTTGCAtccataaagtttaatttctaAAGATTTTAGATCTGAATCActtataactataaaattattaacactttaatatttctacaagaaaaaaagatgagttttaaattgataatggaatttatgaatgaaataaaatcggAAGAATCCctgcgatattttattaaagagattatgcattttttatttccaactATCGTATTACGCTTGCAaagctatattatatatgaaataaaatataacaaaatatcagATCGCGTTGCTTGGCATTTCGATTAAACGCTGCCGAGGCATTGCGTTCGATTATCGTTCAGCAATGGCATTGATGCGACAACGAGAGGACAGAGAACGGATTAATTTAGCGGGACGGGAAGAGAAAATGGAGAGTCTTCGGCCGACCGTAACTACTTGTGGCGGTCTGCCCTGTTGCTGGGAGGTATTACTGTATCGATCAGAGTGAAAACCCGCGTTACCGTCGCACGCATCGTATATTATTTCGCGACATTTTGAGATGAGAAGCCTACTTTCAAGGATTATCGAGATTGATCGTGTCGACAGATAATACTAATGGTATGCGATTTTCTACACGCGTGTCCATATTTCAACGGACACTTAAAGCTGAGCGGTTGACATTATGTCTCGTTGTAAATTCTAACAATTGGGATTCATCGGCTTTCCATACATGACGTTATGTTGCGCGAAATAATAGTACAAGTCAATATTAGATCAtcaagagagaatataaaCGATGACAAtagattttaagaaatatataaagataatttaactttgatatatactaaaatgatacatttttttctattcaaagtaattaaattaaattttatttattaattttatttattaaattaaattaaattttacattaaaaattttcatatgaacgcttttatttttacagattttgTGAAAAGAATCTGgcttatattattctttcgcTTCTGATTTTCGAAAAGCAATTGAGAGCACATTATGTTAAAACATAAAAGTAAAGCTTTCTACTAAAGTTTTCattcttgaagaaaaaatatcgtaatatcTAAATGTCACGTGTCATGAGAGAATcctaaagatatttaattcataatcgttaaaatatttcttttatatatgtagtatTAAGGTAAAcactttgcataaatataattggcTCGATAAATAATCGGATAATTAGCTTGTGGCACAATAGCTCTTAAAGTCGCACTATTCAAATGATTGAAAAAGCGATTGTATTTTCAGCTGTTCCAATTAAACCGATTTGTTGAcctttttgattaaattgaattcACGATTTAATGCATTGTATTTCTGATgcctaattaatttaaatcaaaaatatatgtctctTTGCATATACTTTTTGCTCTGTGGACATTAGATTTGTCAGACTgcaaaaaattgctttaaattttgaactttTTGCATTCAgtgataaacttttttatggaACATGAATATGTTTATCTTGAGTATGGTTTCTTATTTCTTCCATGCATATGCtgtactattatataattttgattgtattctaaaaatg includes these proteins:
- the LOC126851427 gene encoding uncharacterized protein LOC126851427 isoform X2, whose product is MKVQLIAPKYITYGETATLVCNHTVPDDLLHKIEFMKDEKRIFQYIKERIPPYITMPHIDGARLEHSRNGTTIKLHNVHFDTSGSYTCEVTMTTPIYTAGADPVDMKVIRPQSANPKITFKKNMYVVGESLEANCTSSAAYPVPYITWFINGKEVDISLVNHYPHTYHKNYLMSATARLKVEVSALHAGENGYLEISCRATIPDFPMQHEKFADIKTKAVSVQIIPASDMITSSATILARELMLSTILCILNAMHEFIP
- the LOC126851427 gene encoding uncharacterized protein LOC126851427 isoform X1 — its product is MRPAAGHWRKILLVYILQLFPYTTLADHMKVQLIAPKYITYGETATLVCNHTVPDDLLHKIEFMKDEKRIFQYIKERIPPYITMPHIDGARLEHSRNGTTIKLHNVHFDTSGSYTCEVTMTTPIYTAGADPVDMKVIRPQSANPKITFKKNMYVVGESLEANCTSSAAYPVPYITWFINGKEVDISLVNHYPHTYHKNYLMSATARLKVEVSALHAGENGYLEISCRATIPDFPMQHEKFADIKTKAVSVQIIPASDMITSSATILARELMLSTILCILNAMHEFIP